GTGGACAACGGTGCGCAGCAATCCAACGTGAGGGCATAAAAGCGGCACCCGCCCAGCATGGGGAAGGTGCCGCCGCACGAAAGTGCTAGATAGTAACGGGACCGTTTGCCGTTTCAAAGGTGACGGACATGATTCCGGGGGTGCCACGCGGGGCTATCCACTCCACGGCGACGTCATCCAGAGGCGCTTCCACGGGCTCGCCTAGCCATTCGGTGACACGTTCAGCGCTGCCAGCGATTGTCAGCGAGGAAAGCCTGACGCTGGAGGGACGCGCCTGTGATGGGTGCAAGGTGGGATCGCCCTCCCATTTGAGCATGTACGGGACCTGCGGATCGGCGATCAGGCCCTTGATGCCGATCTGTTGCCAAATCAGTTCCTGACCGTCAGGGAACTTGCGGTTGCCCGGGACGGCGCTGCGGCCTAGACGTTCTTCGAACGGGATGAGGTCGTCAACAGCTACGCACCAACCCATCCAGCCGCCGCCCGCTGCCGAGCGCGCTTTGACAGCTTGACCGAACGGCGCCTTATCCGATGCCGGGTGGTTTAAGCACTCAACAATTTCCAGATAATGGTGGTCGGTGAGGGGGATAATCATATTGCGGGTGCCGAAGCGTGGGTGGATTCCCCCCTTGACAGCATCGACCCCCAGGGCGGTTGCGATTCGCTCCGTGGTGGCAACCAATCCATCGGATTCACTGGCGTAAGAAACATGGTCCATTCGCATAGCTTCATCTTGGCACTTTGTGATGAAGCTCTCGACTTACCGTTGCCTTATCGAGGTAGGACATCTGATCTCATTTGGACTCCGGGGCGCCGCTCGTGAGGCAGAATTGAGAGGTGACTGAAACAAGTATTGCTCCGCTGTCCCTGCCCACTCCCGCTGCCCGTGAGGACCGCATTGCCACCGTTATTGCCGCGGAGTTGGGTGTGCGTGCCGCTCAAGTTCGCGCCGCGATTGCACTGATGGACGACGGCGCCAGCGTCCCCTTCATTGCCCGGTACAGAAAAGAAGCCACGGGGACACTCGATGATGCCCAGCTCCGGGATTTGGAAGAGCGCCTGAGGTACTTGCGAGAGCTGGAAGCTCGTCGCGCTGCGGTACTGGAAACAATCCACGGGCTGGGCAAGCTGACGCCGTCACTGAGGCGCTCAATTGAGGCGGCCACCACCAAATCTGATCTTGAGGATCTGTACCTGCCGTACAAGTCCACCCGAAAGACCAAGGCTGACACGGCCCGTGAAGCCGGGTTGGAGCCATTGCTGGATGTACTGCTCAAGGACCCGTCAAGATTCCCTTCTGCGGAGGCGGATTCCTTCGTTGATACTGGGCGAGGGGTGGCCACTGCTGATGACGCACTGGCTGGAGCTCGCGCCATCTTGATTGAACGAGCCGGACAGGATGCGGCGCTTGTGGGGGAGCTGCGCGAAAGGCTCTGGAAAACGGGTCGGCTGCGTTCCACCGCGAAGAGCGGGAAATCTGTGGATGGGGAAAAGTTCAAGGACTATTTCGACTTTGCCCAGCCCCCACACACACTTCCGGGGCACAGGGTGCTGGCCCTGTTGCGCGGTGAGAAGGAAGGCGTGCTGTCGCTGGATCTGGCGGAGACGGACACAAAGGATGCTGAAGCTCATGCCCAAGCCCGGTCTCGATACGAACAGGCTGTGGCTCGCTCCCTGGGTATCAATGATGACGGCAGACCGGCCGACACCTGGCTGATGACAAGTGCCCGCCTTGCCTGGCGCACCCGGATCCTGACCCGGCTGTCAGTGGATCTGCGAGTACGACTGTTTCAAAGCGCAGAGGAAGAGTCCGTTCGAGTCTTTGCCGCGAACCTCCGTGACGTTCTTTTGGCCGCACCGGCTGGAAACCGGGCCACATTGGGCCTGGATCCGGGCCTGCGAACAGGTACCAAAGTTGCTGTTGTTGATGGCACCGGGAAAGTGGTGGCTACTGAAACCATCTACCCCCATGCCCCTGCTAAACGTTGGAACGAGGCGCTAGCGACTCTGGTTTCGCTGGCGCAGCGGCACAGGATAGAGCTGGTGGCCATCGGCAATGGCACGGCGAGCAGGGAAACCGACAAACTGGCTGGCGAGCTTGTGGCCGAACTCAAGCGTCTGGCTCCGGAGCGTCAGGTGACTAAACTTGTGGTCTCAGAAGCGGGTGCCTCGGTTTACTCGGCGTCCGCGCTGGCTAGTGCTGAGCTGCCGGGTATGGATGTCACCCTACGCGGAGCTGTTTCCATTGCCCGTCGCCTGCAGGATCCCTTGGCAGAGTTGGTTAAGATCGATCCGAAGTCCATCGGGGTGGGTCAGTATCAGCACGATCTCACCCCTGCCAAACTTGAACGCTCCTTGGGCGCAGTTGTTGAGGACTGTGTGAACGCTGTGGGTGTGGACTTGAATATGGCTTCACCTGCACTCTTGGCCAGAGTGGCGGGGGTGGGGCCGCTTCTGAGTGAGAACATTGTGGCTTACAGGAACGAACATGGCCCTTTCGCCAAGCGGCGGGACCTGCTCAAAGTGGCCAGGCTCGGACCGAAGGCCTTTGAGCAGTGTGCCGGATTCTTGCGTATTACCGGGGGAGCGGAGCCACTTGACGCCTCTAGCGTGCACCCTGAAGCGTATGGTGTGGCACGGAAAATTCTTGGTGCGGTGGGGGCTTCGGCAAAGGATGTGACAGGCGGGGTTGTTGGTGCCGCAACGGTGAACCCGGCCGACTTCGTTGACGGCAGCTTTGGGCTGCCCACTGTGCAGGACATTGTTGCGGAGCTGCAAAAGCCCGGCCGTGACCCCCGGCCCCGCTTCGAAACGGCAACGTTTACAGATGGCATTGAAAAAATCACCGATTTGCTCCCCGGCATGATCCTTGAGGGAACAGTGTCCAATGTTGCCGCATTTGGTGCCTTCGTTGACATTGGTGTGCACCAAGACGGACTTGTACATGTCTCAGCCATGAGTAATTCCTTTGTGTCTGACCCGCACACAGTGGTTAAATCCGGCCAAGTGGTTCGCGTGAAGGTCCTTGAAGTGGAGCCCGAGCGTAAGCGTATTTCCTTGACGCTGCGCCTGGATGACACAGCCGCCAAGTCTGACACCAGACCTGATGGCAGGCCTGGAGCCAGATCAGGAGCCAGAAACCCTGGGGTCAGAAACCCAGGGGCCAGAAACCCAGGAGCCAGAAATCCAGCCGGCACATCCGAGGCTGGCGCTACTGCTCAGCCTCGAGGACATAAGCCCAAGCCCAACTTGGCTCCGGGGGCAGCTCCGAGCAGCGCAAACACGGCTATGGCCGAAGCGCTCCGGCGCGCAGGTTTGGGAAAGTAGCAGGGGCAGGAGCAGGAGCAGGAGAAGGAACAGGGGCAGGAGCAGGAACACTAGCAGGAACACTAGGAAACGAGCAATCCCCAATCCGTTAAGCAGCTCGTGCGGGTGTTTTGGGCAAACACCCACAGGAGCTGCTTAAACGATTCGGGCGGTTGTTGCCCGAAAAATCTCTCACTAGTTCAGTGAACTTCCTCTTATCGCCCAAAAATCAAGCAAATCTTCGCAAAAAGTCACAAACCGGTCATAATCTTGCGATGATGCGGGGATTCTTTCACACTGGATGTAGGTCATGAGTGTCAGCTGATAGCCCCGGCTTGCTGACCGGCAACCCTCCATCCGCGGTGGGGTGCCCCGGGTGAAGACCTGGCACCGAACCGACCGGTTTACGGTGCAAGCGCGGGCCATAGATTCCAAGGCCCTTCCGAGCCGTATGCGCCGGAGGGTTTCACGGACGGCCCCTAGTATGAAGGAACCCATCCATGAGTAACGGTTGGTCATTTGAAACTCGTCAGATCCACGTAGGTCAGCAGCCGGATGTCACAACTGGTGCACGGGCATTGCCCATCTACCAGACCACCTCGTTTGTCTTCCCGTCAGCGGAAAGTGCCGCCGCACGGTTTGCTCTGACTGAGCTGGAGCCAATTTACACTCGTATTGGCAACCCCACCACCGATGCCGTGGAGCAGCGGATTGCCAGTCTTGAGGGCGGAGTTGCGGCGCTGCT
This genomic window from Arthrobacter sp. TMP15 contains:
- a CDS encoding VOC family protein, which produces MRMDHVSYASESDGLVATTERIATALGVDAVKGGIHPRFGTRNMIIPLTDHHYLEIVECLNHPASDKAPFGQAVKARSAAGGGWMGWCVAVDDLIPFEERLGRSAVPGNRKFPDGQELIWQQIGIKGLIADPQVPYMLKWEGDPTLHPSQARPSSVRLSSLTIAGSAERVTEWLGEPVEAPLDDVAVEWIAPRGTPGIMSVTFETANGPVTI
- a CDS encoding Tex family protein, which encodes MSLPTPAAREDRIATVIAAELGVRAAQVRAAIALMDDGASVPFIARYRKEATGTLDDAQLRDLEERLRYLRELEARRAAVLETIHGLGKLTPSLRRSIEAATTKSDLEDLYLPYKSTRKTKADTAREAGLEPLLDVLLKDPSRFPSAEADSFVDTGRGVATADDALAGARAILIERAGQDAALVGELRERLWKTGRLRSTAKSGKSVDGEKFKDYFDFAQPPHTLPGHRVLALLRGEKEGVLSLDLAETDTKDAEAHAQARSRYEQAVARSLGINDDGRPADTWLMTSARLAWRTRILTRLSVDLRVRLFQSAEEESVRVFAANLRDVLLAAPAGNRATLGLDPGLRTGTKVAVVDGTGKVVATETIYPHAPAKRWNEALATLVSLAQRHRIELVAIGNGTASRETDKLAGELVAELKRLAPERQVTKLVVSEAGASVYSASALASAELPGMDVTLRGAVSIARRLQDPLAELVKIDPKSIGVGQYQHDLTPAKLERSLGAVVEDCVNAVGVDLNMASPALLARVAGVGPLLSENIVAYRNEHGPFAKRRDLLKVARLGPKAFEQCAGFLRITGGAEPLDASSVHPEAYGVARKILGAVGASAKDVTGGVVGAATVNPADFVDGSFGLPTVQDIVAELQKPGRDPRPRFETATFTDGIEKITDLLPGMILEGTVSNVAAFGAFVDIGVHQDGLVHVSAMSNSFVSDPHTVVKSGQVVRVKVLEVEPERKRISLTLRLDDTAAKSDTRPDGRPGARSGARNPGVRNPGARNPGARNPAGTSEAGATAQPRGHKPKPNLAPGAAPSSANTAMAEALRRAGLGK